Proteins from a genomic interval of Solidesulfovibrio sp.:
- a CDS encoding SpoIIE family protein phosphatase: MPDDVSILVGLLQSVSVIMVLAFVLTRSRLFANILDGRPTARDKAVIIAVFGLFSIYGTLSGIPMLGSFITIRDLGPALAGLLAGPLTGLGAGLLGGAHRFSLGGPTCYGCTLSTIVAGLVGGLVHVRLGGRLPSLGQAVALALGIEGFHMLSGLILGQPYETALAVVRAATVPMLVSNAVGMAIFVCIVRSEIEARETRRVKEAIEGELRVARDIQMGIVPRIFPAFPNRPEVELYAILDSAKEVGGDFYDYYALDEDRIFLVIGDVSGKGVPASLVMAVTMTLFKAYARPERSPAEVAAKVNDKLAEGNDTGLFVTAFCAVLDLKTGVVRYANAGHNPPLVLRGAGEADFLPRLGGLVLGAMPAYPYRTGSLTLAAGDTLVLYTDGVTEAMDVTLALFGEERLRAACLPERRRAPTVLVDTLLGAVREYAGAAPQSDDITILALRYLGNGQARVALDAVAGSGI, from the coding sequence ATGCCGGACGACGTTTCCATCCTGGTCGGACTGCTGCAAAGCGTCAGCGTCATCATGGTCCTGGCCTTCGTGCTGACCAGGAGCCGCCTGTTCGCCAACATCCTCGACGGCCGGCCGACCGCGCGCGACAAGGCCGTCATCATCGCCGTGTTCGGGCTCTTTTCCATCTACGGCACCCTGTCCGGCATCCCCATGCTGGGCTCGTTCATCACCATCCGCGACCTCGGCCCGGCCCTGGCCGGGCTTTTGGCCGGCCCCCTGACCGGGCTCGGGGCCGGGCTCCTCGGCGGCGCCCATCGCTTCTCCCTGGGCGGCCCGACCTGCTACGGCTGCACGCTGTCCACCATCGTGGCCGGCCTGGTCGGCGGGCTGGTCCACGTGCGCCTGGGCGGTCGGCTGCCGTCCCTCGGCCAGGCCGTGGCCCTGGCCTTGGGCATCGAGGGCTTTCACATGCTCTCCGGCCTTATCCTGGGCCAACCCTACGAAACGGCCCTGGCCGTGGTGCGCGCCGCCACCGTGCCCATGCTGGTGTCCAACGCCGTGGGCATGGCCATTTTCGTGTGCATCGTGCGCTCGGAGATCGAGGCCCGGGAGACCCGTCGGGTCAAGGAGGCCATCGAGGGCGAGTTGCGCGTGGCCCGGGACATCCAGATGGGCATCGTGCCGCGCATCTTTCCGGCCTTTCCCAACCGGCCCGAAGTGGAGCTGTACGCCATCCTCGATTCGGCCAAGGAAGTGGGCGGCGACTTCTACGACTACTACGCCCTGGACGAGGACCGGATCTTTCTGGTCATCGGCGACGTGTCGGGCAAGGGCGTGCCGGCCTCGCTGGTCATGGCCGTGACCATGACCCTGTTCAAGGCCTATGCCAGGCCCGAGCGCAGCCCGGCCGAGGTGGCGGCCAAGGTCAACGACAAACTGGCCGAGGGCAACGACACCGGGCTTTTCGTCACCGCCTTTTGCGCCGTGCTGGACCTCAAGACCGGGGTGGTGCGCTATGCCAACGCCGGGCACAACCCGCCGCTGGTCCTGCGCGGGGCGGGGGAGGCCGATTTCCTGCCGCGCCTGGGCGGGCTGGTGCTCGGGGCCATGCCGGCCTACCCCTACCGCACCGGCAGCCTGACCCTGGCCGCGGGCGACACGCTGGTCCTGTATACCGACGGCGTCACCGAAGCCATGGACGTGACCCTGGCGCTTTTCGGCGAGGAGCGCCTGCGGGCCGCCTGCCTGCCCGAACGCCGTCGCGCCCCCACGGTGCTGGTGGACACGCTCCTCGGGGCGGTGCGGGAATACGCCGGGGCGGCGCCCCAGTCCGACGACATCACCATCCTGGCCCTGCGCTACCTGGGAAACGGGCAGGCGCGGGTCGCACTTGACGCGGTGGCGGGTTCCGGAATATAA